Proteins found in one Mucilaginibacter gracilis genomic segment:
- a CDS encoding superinfection immunity protein, whose amino-acid sequence MILLQKLAFLSPGDLVLIIVVPIILVYLLPSIIGRNKSSSGSIFILNLLLGWSLIGWVAALIWALSPDKIPVVIYTQHSSNSNSRTEELVKLKKLLDDGVITHDEFGKEKYRILNS is encoded by the coding sequence ATGATTTTATTGCAAAAACTGGCATTTCTCAGCCCTGGCGATTTAGTTTTAATTATCGTCGTTCCAATAATTTTAGTATATTTATTACCATCAATAATTGGCAGGAACAAGAGTTCCTCCGGTTCGATTTTTATTTTGAATTTACTGCTGGGCTGGTCATTAATTGGTTGGGTCGCCGCGTTAATATGGGCGTTATCCCCCGATAAAATTCCTGTTGTGATTTACACTCAACATTCTTCCAATTCTAATTCCAGGACAGAAGAATTAGTTAAGCTTAAAAAGCTTTTGGACGATGGTGTAATTACCCATGATGAATTTGGAAAAGAAAAATATCGGATATTAAACAGCTAA
- a CDS encoding uridine kinase family protein: MNKPFIIGIAGGSGSGKTFFLKCFLEHFKPEEVCLVSQDDYYVPVADNMTPEENKLYNFDLPHTIDKDHFMADIDKLMHGESFTKKEYTFGNPNLVPKMLEIKPAPIIIVEGLFILHFNDIADVLDMKIFIDVEEDIALQRRLKRDLIERGYSHDDVMYKWINHVVPAYKEFLLPYKGECHKVIVNNGHVADDILAVTEEISEELRGLLKRN; the protein is encoded by the coding sequence ATGAATAAACCTTTTATTATTGGTATTGCCGGGGGAAGCGGATCGGGCAAAACTTTTTTTTTGAAGTGTTTTTTAGAACATTTTAAACCAGAGGAAGTGTGCCTGGTATCGCAGGACGACTATTATGTGCCCGTGGCTGATAACATGACGCCCGAAGAGAATAAATTGTACAACTTTGACCTGCCACACACTATTGATAAAGACCATTTTATGGCCGATATTGATAAACTGATGCATGGCGAAAGTTTTACAAAAAAGGAATATACTTTTGGTAATCCAAACCTGGTGCCCAAAATGCTCGAAATTAAGCCTGCACCTATTATTATTGTAGAAGGCTTATTTATTTTGCATTTTAACGATATAGCCGACGTGCTTGACATGAAGATATTTATTGACGTTGAAGAAGATATTGCCCTGCAACGCCGCCTTAAACGCGATTTAATTGAGCGCGGCTACTCACACGATGACGTGATGTATAAATGGATAAACCACGTAGTCCCTGCCTATAAAGAGTTTTTATTACCCTACAAGGGCGAGTGCCACAAAGTAATAGTAAACAACGGCCACGTTGCCGATGATATTTTAGCCGTTACCGAAGAAATAAGTGAGGAGCTGAGAGGGTTGCTTAAACGAAATTAG
- a CDS encoding LysM peptidoglycan-binding domain-containing protein, with translation MMKFKFLLIVLLTSISVQLFANNLADSIGVENQDGKKVIIHKVDPHESFYSIARLYKVDPKTLMAFNNNATTLSIGQTIKVPTDRPFIETVKKPSFANNNFNIRTSPAMEKPVATAAAVKEAVAAQTQVTTTEYKVSAGETLYAISKRFNTTVADITSLNNLKSTTVIPGQIILVRAAPPQATAPAQQPVNKPAFTQQQTAPQTPVQQLPTPIAKRDTTLVAATDSVDLNHRNVAGGRYGLLEKNEKGVAVWMDSDNLDPSKKWVLHRTAPIGTVIKITNPMTNRTTFAKVVGRFTDNENTKDALMVMTKSVAESIGAVDKRFHVIISYGTPNE, from the coding sequence ATGATGAAATTTAAATTTTTATTAATAGTACTACTAACATCAATTTCTGTTCAGCTTTTTGCCAATAACCTAGCAGACTCCATAGGAGTAGAAAACCAAGACGGCAAAAAAGTAATTATCCATAAGGTTGATCCGCACGAAAGCTTTTATTCTATAGCCAGGTTATATAAGGTTGACCCGAAAACGCTTATGGCCTTTAATAATAACGCCACCACACTAAGCATAGGGCAAACTATAAAAGTACCTACCGACAGGCCCTTTATCGAAACTGTAAAAAAACCGTCGTTTGCAAACAACAACTTCAATATCCGCACTTCGCCTGCTATGGAAAAACCCGTAGCAACTGCTGCCGCTGTTAAAGAGGCTGTTGCCGCCCAAACACAAGTAACAACTACCGAGTACAAGGTATCGGCAGGCGAAACTTTATATGCTATATCAAAACGGTTTAACACCACCGTTGCCGATATTACCAGTTTAAACAATTTAAAATCTACAACGGTTATTCCCGGTCAAATTATTTTGGTAAGGGCAGCCCCGCCCCAGGCTACGGCACCAGCGCAGCAGCCTGTAAACAAACCTGCGTTTACACAGCAACAAACCGCGCCGCAAACGCCCGTACAGCAACTGCCAACACCTATTGCCAAGCGCGATACTACCTTGGTTGCTGCTACAGATAGTGTTGATTTAAACCACCGCAACGTAGCAGGCGGCCGTTATGGCTTGTTAGAAAAAAATGAAAAAGGTGTTGCCGTTTGGATGGATAGCGATAACCTGGACCCATCAAAAAAATGGGTGCTGCACCGTACCGCGCCTATTGGCACAGTTATTAAAATAACCAACCCCATGACTAACCGCACAACTTTTGCTAAAGTTGTGGGCCGCTTTACTGATAACGAAAACACTAAGGACGCTTTGATGGTAATGACCAAGAGTGTTGCCGAATCTATAGGTGCGGTAGACAAGCGTTTCCACGTAATTATAAGCTACGGAACTCCAAATGAATAA
- a CDS encoding DUF4905 domain-containing protein, translating to MTKLKTYIQQLFSGQIWKMEIDASRQLLYIETRNTQSRTVRFSAFDMLLGKANFIDFALDEQWLAGIEGSFNGVLFLHGYQSAQSPVHKGITAINGNNGQVLWSNYTYAIHHISTGGPVAYNTQVQPQKLFILDAQNGAILRPFNEFTDADINPDIQFPHGIQTLADDIKPYISGDLRGNIDYMEYNSFRIVSLHSLIKTDLSQTLLIMQGNNLVYEDLLIDGIQKLQPEAFIMHQNRLIYIKNKIELKVLNL from the coding sequence ATGACAAAGTTAAAAACATACATACAGCAGCTTTTTAGCGGGCAAATATGGAAAATGGAAATAGATGCCTCGCGGCAGCTACTTTATATTGAAACCCGCAATACCCAGAGCCGCACGGTTAGGTTTTCGGCTTTTGACATGCTTTTGGGCAAAGCTAATTTTATTGATTTTGCTTTAGACGAGCAATGGCTGGCCGGTATAGAGGGTAGTTTTAATGGCGTTTTGTTTTTGCACGGTTATCAATCGGCACAAAGCCCGGTACATAAAGGCATAACAGCTATTAACGGTAATAACGGCCAAGTTTTGTGGAGTAACTACACTTATGCCATCCACCACATCAGCACCGGCGGCCCTGTTGCCTACAATACCCAGGTGCAGCCTCAAAAATTGTTTATTTTGGATGCACAAAACGGGGCTATCCTACGCCCGTTTAATGAGTTTACTGATGCCGATATAAACCCCGATATACAGTTTCCGCATGGTATACAAACCTTGGCCGACGATATAAAACCCTACATAAGTGGAGATTTAAGGGGTAATATTGATTACATGGAGTACAATAGTTTTAGAATTGTATCTTTGCATTCCTTAATTAAGACTGACCTGAGCCAAACATTATTGATAATGCAGGGCAACAATTTAGTTTATGAGGATTTATTGATTGATGGAATACAAAAATTGCAACCCGAGGCGTTTATAATGCATCAAAACCGGTTGATATACATCAAAAATAAGATTGAGTTGAAGGTTTTAAATTTATAA